ATCGACGGCGACCGACTCCCATCCGCGCGTCCCCGGTCCATCCGTCCCCGGAACTGCCGATGTCGCCCCAAAGCTGCGCGCCCCATCGGTGGAGCGCGCCATCAGCAGGCGCCAGGTTTTCCCCGCCGCTGTCGTCCAGATCACGGTGATCTCAGGTTCACCGTTCGAGCGAGGGATGAGGGCAATGCGCGGCGGCATCTCGCCATCCACCCGCGCCTGGCCCGCCACGCCGTTCACGCGCGCGGGAGGCGAGAAGGAGACACCGCCGTCGCGGCTCGCCGCGGCGTAGATGTCCGTGACGCCGGTCGTCGCCGCAGACCACGCCACGACCACGAAGTTGCCGCTGGCGGCGATGGAGACGTTATCGCTGGAGCGACCCTCCACCGAGAGCGTGGTCGGGCGCTCCTGCGCGCGAGCGGCAGCGCTCCAGGTGAAGACGACGACCGCGAACGATCGGCCGATCGCTGAAAGCCATCGAGAATCAGGAACCATGGCGTAAGCTCTTGGTGACGGCCCGGTGTGCGACCAGAGAGAGTCGGACGCGTGCGCAATGGAGCCGAGGAGCGGCGCCTACGGCGGCCGAGCGGGTGCCCCTGCAGTGCAGGATTGGTGAATATGCGCCGAAGTCGCGCGGCAGGAAGGTCGCGGGGATGCCTCGGACGCCTAGTGCGGCGGGTCCGGCGTGAAGAGCGCCTCGATGCGTTCGCCGAACAGCGACGCGATGCGAAAGGCCAGCGTGAGGCTCGGCTCGTAGCGCTCCGTCTCGATCGAATTCACCGTCTGGCGTGAGACGCCAAGCCGTTCCGCGAGTTCGGCCTGCGACCAGCCGCGTTGGGCGCGCATGCTGCGTAGCGCGTTCTTCATTGATAGCGGCGGCGAGCGATCGTGAGCCCCGCCGCATAGAAGATCGTGAGGAAGGGCCAGATGTGTCGGTAGCTCCAGTTGGCCGGATCGAGCGGGAGCGCGATCTCGAGCAGGGCGAGCGTCATGAACAGCACCAGCGACAGCGGGAAGGCCACGGCCAGTGCCTCGAGCTGGATGCGGCGCTCGAGTTCGTCCATCACACGCAGGGCGCGAATGAGCTCCACGAGGAGCCAGAGGAAGAAGGGGAGCGGGACGAGCGCGAGTGCGGCCCGCCAGCCCCCAGCGACCGGGGTGTCGAGGATGAGTCGAACGCCGACGTACGTGGCGCCCCACAGAGAAAAGCTGGTGACGATCCGCCAGCGGTTCGCGATGGAGTGGAAAGGGCGAGGGTGCGACATGCCGTGCTCTCGTGGGAGGGTCGAGGAGCATAGTAAAGCATGCTTTACTTTCTGTCAAGCATGCTTGTCCTCTACTCCCTCCCGGGTTGAGCGTTACGGCCGGATCCCCGCGTTCACCTTGGGCGCCTCCTGCCGCCACGGCTGCGCAGGGAGCGCGCGCTGCCGCGGCCACTGCTCGTCGAGCGTGCTGCCGTCGAACAGGCGGCCGTTCATCATCACGTGACGCACCGTGTTGGTGTTGCGGATGTTGGCCAGCGGGTCGGCGTCGAGGACGATGAGGTCGGCGAGCTTTCCCGGCTCGAGCGACCCGAGGTCCTTCTCCAGCCCCAACGCCTCGGCCCCCATGAGGGTCGCCACGCGCAGGGCGTCGTGGTTGGTGAGGCCCCCCGACGCCACGGTCCACAGCTCCCAGTGGTAGCCGAGCCCTTGCAGCTGGCCGTGACTTCCGATGCCGGCCTTGCCGCCAGCCGCAACCAGGTCGCGAATGACGCCGGCGTGCGCCTTGGCGTTGTACTCCTCGTCCAGGAACCACCCGGCCGGCCCCGGCGATCCGCCCGCCCCCTGCCCACGGCGACGCGTCTTGGAGTCGAGGTCGTCGTCGGGGGTGAAGCGGCGCAGCTTGGCGTCCTTGTTGGGGTTCTCCTTCGTGTAGTAGTAGTTCTCCATCCACGGCCCGCCATAGGACACGAGGAGCGTGGGGGTGGAGACCGTCCCCGACGTGGCGAAGAGCTTGATGACGTCGTCGAAGAGCGGGGTGATCGGCAGGTTGTGCTCGACGCCGGAGTAGCCGTCGATTGCCATCGTGACGTTGGTGCGGAAGGCGAGCCCCGCCTCGGTGGTGGGCATGAGGCGCAGCTCGCGCGCCGCCATCATGATCCACTGCCGCACCTGCCGGTTGCCGGCCCCGTACATCTTGATGGTCTTGGTGTCGTAGTACTCGCTGTAACGCTTGAGGACGTTGCGCGCCTGCTCCAACGAGCGAATGCGCTCACCCGCGAAGATGCCGGGCCCCGTGGAGTAGATGCGCGGGCCCACGATGTCGCCGGTCGACACGCGGTCGGCGTAGCTGAGCACGTCGGTGGAGCCGGTCTGCGGGTCGCGCGTGGTGGTGACGCCATAGGCCAGGTTGGCCAATAGCGCCCACGGCTGCGTGGTGTGGATGTCGGGCGAGTGGCGGAAGTGCGCGTGCGTGTCGACGAAGCCGGGGATGATCACCTTGCCCGTCACGTCGACGATACGTGCCCCCGCTGGTACCTCGACCGCGCCGCGCGTGCCGACGGCGACGATGCGGTTGTCGCGCACCACGACGTCGGCATTCTCGATCACTTCGTTGCCCTTCATCGTGATCGCCTTGGCACCACGCAGCACGACCGCGCCACGCGGAATGTCACGCGTGCCGCTCACGCGGATGCGAAGTTCTGTCGGCTTGTAGGTCGCCGTCGTGGTGTCGCGCGCTGCCGGGCGGCGCGCCGTGTCGCCGGAGGCAGCCGGCGCGGGGGGCTGCGCCGCCGCGGCACGCCGCGCCACACGCACCGAATCGTCGAAGGCCTTGGCCCGGTCCAGATCGTACGTCACGAGGGCATTGCCGATCGACCAGTGCACCACGCGCCCGCTCGACTGCCACACCGGGAACTCGCCGCCGATGTCCGAGAGGCGGCGCACCGGCGTCGGCGCGCTCTCCGGCGTCGCCACCGAGATGACCGGGACCGGTCCTCCCACCAGGGGGACGGTCACGACGTAGAAGTCCGACCCCACCTGGGCGAGCGCGAGGTCCCCCTTGGGCGCCATGCGCACGGTGCCGGCGCTAGGCGGGGTGTTGGCTCCGGGCTGCGCGGCTCCCGTCACCCGCACGTGCTGCCGCTGGTCGGTCCCGTCCCACCGGAACGAGACGAGCCCTTCGCTCCCGCCGTAGGCGAAGATGCGCCCAGGGTCGCTGGTGAAGTGCGGATCGGCCAACCCGCCAGCTGCACGGATGCGCGTCACGGCGCCCCCTTCCGCCGGCACCCAGACGAAGCGCGCCGCCTGCCCGCCGCCAAAGCGCTGCACGGTCTCCTTGAGCTCCCGCGCATCGGCCTGCATGGCCACGATGCGCGTCCCGTCGGGAGACCACTGCGTGCCGAAGTACGTGGCGATGTCGCGCGTGAGGCGCACCGGCTGCCCGCGCCCATCGGCGCGCACCTTGTGGATGTGTCCTCCCGCGTCGCCCCACGTGACGTACGCGACCCACGCGCCGTCGGGCGACCACGAGGGATGGAACTCCCCCTCGGCGCTCGACGCGATGCGGCGCGGCTCACCCCCCGGCAGCTCCATCACGTACAGGTCGCCTAACGCCGAGAAGGCGATGCGCGTGCCATCGGGCGACGGGACCGCATCGCGAATCTGGCGGGCGACGATCGTCGGCGTGTCCTCAATGGGATACTGGAACTTCACCTCCGGCCCGATGGCCACGTCGACGTCGATGCTGAACGGGATCTTCGCCGGCGCGCTCCCGTCCACCGGGACGCGCCAGATCTCGCCGCCATAGCTGATGACGATCGCCTTGCTGTCCGGGGTGAAGTCGTAGCCCGGCAAGGCGTCGGTCTCGAGCATCGCCTCCTGGTTGTCTCGCTGAATGGGATAGGCGAGCCAGCGTTCGTCGCCGGTGGCCAGCTCGCGCACGCGCAGCCCGGTCTTCTCTTCGTAGCGGCTCCCGTAGGCGAGCCACTTTCCGTCAGGTGAAACCGCGGGACGAAAGCCGGAGCCGTAGCGCGCCGTCATCGTCGTCGTCGTCCCGAGCTCGCGGTCGTACGAGGCGAGCTGGAACTGCGGGAAGATCGCGTTGTAGGTCCACGTGGCCTGTCGCGTGCCGTACCACAGGTAGCGCCCATCGGGCGAGAAGGTGGCCCCGATCGCCGACAGCGGCGCCGGCTCGCGGATCACCTGGATCCCGGCCCCTCCATCCACGTGATAGAGGAAGATCTTCGGCGCCCCCTGCACCGAGCGCGTCACGGCGATGTACTTCCCGTCCGGCGTCCATTCCGGCGAGACGAACATGTCATCGGTCGTCTTCGACAGCTGCAGCGTGTCGCTCCCGTCGGCCGCCATCACCCAGAGGTTGTTCCCCCCGCTGCGGTCGCTGATGAAGGCGATGCGCCGGCCATCAGGGCTCCAGCGCGGCTGCGCATCGTGCGCCATCCCGCTCGTCAGGCGCGTCGCCGAGCCGCCGGTGGCCGGTATTGTATAGATGTCGCCCAACAGGTCGACGACCAGCCGCGCCCCGTCGGGACTCACGTCCACCGACATCCACGACCCCTTGGTCGCCGTGAAGCGCAGGTGGCGCGCCCCCTCCAGCGGGAGCGCCGCTCGCCCCGCCGGGCGCGCCGGAGCCTGCGCCCACGCCGCGTCGACGCTCCCCGCCAAGGCGACGAGCGAGATGATCGGGACGAGCCTGCGGGCGGCAGCGGCAGACTGCGCCAGTCGGAGCGTTCGAAGAATTGGGCGCCGCGTCATCGATCGGTTCTCCTGAAGGTGTTCCCCACCCTCGGTTGGGCAGGCTCGCTCACCCGACGCCCGGCGGGGCGGCTCGCCAGGCGTTGGGCGGAGTTGCTCGCCCGTCCGTCGGCGGGCGACCTCGCCCGGCGTTGGGCGAAGCGCACAGAACATCGCCACCAGTACCGTCCCCTGCCACAGCGCCCCGCTCTTCTCTTGACACCGGACCCAGTGAACACAACTTTGTTCTGCATTCGAACAAAGTCTGGAACGGACCCCCCTCTCCCTTGGTCCGCCGTCCAGTCCGCCCCCAAGAAGAGGCTCGCATGGGTCCGACTCGCACTCCCGTCGTCCGGCGTCTGGGCCGGCGCTGGTTCGCCACGGCACTCGCCGCCGCGCTGACCGCCCTCCCCTTCCAGGCACCGCTCGCCCAACGCGTCCAGGTCGTCTCGGACGCCGCCGGATCACGCCTGCAGGTCGACGGGCGCGACTTCATGGTCCTGGGGATGAACTGGGACTACTTCCCCATCGGGACCAACTACGCCTACAACTTCTGGGGGCAGCCCGACGACTTCATCAAGGGGCGCTCGACCGGGGAGATGTCGCTCCTCAAGAGCATGGGGGTCAACGCGA
Above is a window of Gemmatimonadota bacterium DNA encoding:
- a CDS encoding helix-turn-helix transcriptional regulator, which produces MKNALRSMRAQRGWSQAELAERLGVSRQTVNSIETERYEPSLTLAFRIASLFGERIEALFTPDPPH
- a CDS encoding PD40 domain-containing protein; translation: MTRRPILRTLRLAQSAAAARRLVPIISLVALAGSVDAAWAQAPARPAGRAALPLEGARHLRFTATKGSWMSVDVSPDGARLVVDLLGDIYTIPATGGSATRLTSGMAHDAQPRWSPDGRRIAFISDRSGGNNLWVMAADGSDTLQLSKTTDDMFVSPEWTPDGKYIAVTRSVQGAPKIFLYHVDGGAGIQVIREPAPLSAIGATFSPDGRYLWYGTRQATWTYNAIFPQFQLASYDRELGTTTTMTARYGSGFRPAVSPDGKWLAYGSRYEEKTGLRVRELATGDERWLAYPIQRDNQEAMLETDALPGYDFTPDSKAIVISYGGEIWRVPVDGSAPAKIPFSIDVDVAIGPEVKFQYPIEDTPTIVARQIRDAVPSPDGTRIAFSALGDLYVMELPGGEPRRIASSAEGEFHPSWSPDGAWVAYVTWGDAGGHIHKVRADGRGQPVRLTRDIATYFGTQWSPDGTRIVAMQADARELKETVQRFGGGQAARFVWVPAEGGAVTRIRAAGGLADPHFTSDPGRIFAYGGSEGLVSFRWDGTDQRQHVRVTGAAQPGANTPPSAGTVRMAPKGDLALAQVGSDFYVVTVPLVGGPVPVISVATPESAPTPVRRLSDIGGEFPVWQSSGRVVHWSIGNALVTYDLDRAKAFDDSVRVARRAAAAQPPAPAASGDTARRPAARDTTTATYKPTELRIRVSGTRDIPRGAVVLRGAKAITMKGNEVIENADVVVRDNRIVAVGTRGAVEVPAGARIVDVTGKVIIPGFVDTHAHFRHSPDIHTTQPWALLANLAYGVTTTRDPQTGSTDVLSYADRVSTGDIVGPRIYSTGPGIFAGERIRSLEQARNVLKRYSEYYDTKTIKMYGAGNRQVRQWIMMAARELRLMPTTEAGLAFRTNVTMAIDGYSGVEHNLPITPLFDDVIKLFATSGTVSTPTLLVSYGGPWMENYYYTKENPNKDAKLRRFTPDDDLDSKTRRRGQGAGGSPGPAGWFLDEEYNAKAHAGVIRDLVAAGGKAGIGSHGQLQGLGYHWELWTVASGGLTNHDALRVATLMGAEALGLEKDLGSLEPGKLADLIVLDADPLANIRNTNTVRHVMMNGRLFDGSTLDEQWPRQRALPAQPWRQEAPKVNAGIRP